Proteins found in one Candidatus Cloacimonadota bacterium genomic segment:
- a CDS encoding LytR C-terminal domain-containing protein yields the protein MSKTKKSRSKKFRMKQSFLWILIGVLALILTALALIQHFGLPDRAMPDEESSLPALKVMVKNGCGVENLAAEYTEFIKDKNIDVVEIGSTSKPIYNKSIIEVKTNDPQDLA from the coding sequence GTGAGCAAAACCAAAAAATCCCGCTCCAAAAAGTTCAGGATGAAGCAATCCTTCCTTTGGATCCTGATTGGAGTTTTGGCACTCATTTTGACAGCCCTGGCTTTAATCCAACATTTTGGACTTCCTGACAGAGCCATGCCTGATGAAGAAAGCAGCCTTCCAGCCCTCAAGGTAATGGTCAAAAACGGCTGTGGCGTGGAAAATCTAGCCGCGGAATACACAGAATTTATCAAAGATAAAAATATCGACGTGGTAGAAATCGGCTCCACCTCAAAACCCATTTACAACAAAAGTATCATTGAAGTGAAAACCAACGACCCTCAGGATTTGGCGC